From a single Francisella halioticida genomic region:
- a CDS encoding FtsB family cell division protein, whose protein sequence is MNTKSNFFFYFFISAVVLLIIILQYDLWFSNTGLIKYNALKKTVATQSKEVKQKSQTNVQLYSEVVSLRKNNEVLQSLARENMGLIKKGEVFYSVK, encoded by the coding sequence ATGAATACAAAATCAAACTTCTTTTTTTACTTTTTTATTTCTGCTGTTGTATTGTTAATTATTATATTACAATACGATCTTTGGTTTAGTAACACCGGTTTAATTAAATATAATGCATTAAAGAAAACTGTTGCTACTCAATCAAAAGAGGTCAAACAAAAATCTCAAACTAATGTTCAGCTATATTCAGAAGTTGTATCATTGCGTAAAAATAATGAAGTTCTTCAGAGTTTAGCTCGTGAAAATATGGGCTTAATTAAGAAGGGTGAGGTTTTTTATAGTGTCAAATAA
- a CDS encoding glycosyl hydrolase family 18 protein, with protein sequence MIGEKKLATAISYMLMGLCSFTLAEAATSNSVETYDFKAPFKDYNNKIVLNINNVSSAKMVEFTSNFKPKAGWGNCFGTRADLVDFVSTQSSNGDYVTKMTLKDGGSFDLTQSCDIMGTDSGNAIVLPGVVVPLVNDLKIDGKNLEIERPCAGNICKDPAPGYTNSAYYAQWAVWGRKYNPYDFKYNKLNTIIYAFIGFDKDTGNIKTLDASADTWGLSAAARAAKKYPYLKSFLSFGGWTNNGVTTAPMFEQLASNQQSMETFAKQSVGLMRKLGFNGIDIDWEWWSDYGNDVAPAKKMLAFFKVLRAKLDKAGKEDGKKYYLAIAVNGARSRIEAMEDPNNPNRVSDFWKQTGELMDEINVMNYDYQGAWGAGFPAYFQASATFPDVSQYSANRYNAGKVSGDVQDNVTDSASSGVSLSESIGKAGGWSIHDSIDAYIKAGVPAKKLIVGLPLYARSMAVDSDVNGGLFQVITGSGLGDYENGVFDYKCLVNPVSDPVTGCGTSKPVNGLSDLQFYNEKSNLDIFDKYGKVAMQPWAYSPSTKSFITYDDAWSVAKKTEFAMGRGLGGTMFWQADGDSTDDGKSLISAVAAVYQSDSIYVSVDNVTETSATISWNKPELDGNVTYIVKLNGNIIAQNISVQNYILTNLDKATNYNIEVIANALGESREDKLSFTTASGNDQNQTDDVATSNWDPDKAYTKGEKIEVNGVVYEAQWWTKGENPTQSGEWGVWREFDNQTNDQGDDTSSSSGTWSTKTVYSKGDQVTYNGQIYTAQWWTQGDIPSNGGAWEKPVIPGGAWESGIAYTSGQTVTLDGNTYKAKWWTSDDNPKDGGVWQKL encoded by the coding sequence ATGATTGGGGAAAAGAAGCTAGCGACTGCGATATCATATATGCTGATGGGTTTATGTTCATTTACACTAGCAGAAGCAGCTACGAGTAATAGCGTTGAGACTTATGATTTTAAAGCACCATTTAAGGATTATAATAATAAAATAGTTCTAAATATTAATAATGTATCATCAGCAAAGATGGTTGAATTTACAAGCAATTTTAAACCGAAGGCTGGTTGGGGTAATTGTTTTGGAACTAGAGCAGATCTTGTTGATTTTGTATCTACACAAAGTAGCAATGGCGACTATGTAACCAAAATGACGTTGAAAGACGGAGGATCTTTTGATCTAACGCAATCTTGTGATATTATGGGGACAGATTCTGGTAATGCAATTGTGTTACCTGGGGTTGTTGTTCCTTTAGTTAATGACCTTAAGATTGATGGTAAAAATCTTGAAATTGAAAGACCATGTGCTGGAAATATATGTAAGGATCCTGCTCCAGGATATACAAATTCAGCATATTATGCACAATGGGCTGTATGGGGACGCAAATATAACCCTTATGATTTTAAATATAATAAGTTAAATACAATAATTTATGCATTTATAGGTTTTGATAAAGATACAGGTAATATAAAAACACTTGATGCTTCAGCAGATACATGGGGACTTTCAGCAGCAGCTCGTGCAGCTAAGAAGTATCCATATCTAAAATCATTTTTATCATTTGGTGGTTGGACGAATAATGGTGTTACAACAGCTCCGATGTTTGAGCAGTTAGCTTCAAATCAACAAAGTATGGAGACTTTTGCTAAACAGTCTGTAGGGTTGATGCGTAAACTTGGTTTTAATGGTATAGATATTGACTGGGAGTGGTGGTCTGATTATGGTAATGATGTAGCTCCAGCTAAGAAAATGTTAGCTTTCTTTAAAGTTCTTCGTGCTAAGTTAGACAAGGCTGGTAAAGAAGATGGTAAGAAATACTATCTGGCAATTGCTGTTAATGGGGCTAGAAGTCGTATTGAAGCAATGGAAGATCCAAACAATCCAAATAGAGTATCAGATTTCTGGAAACAAACTGGTGAGTTAATGGATGAAATAAATGTTATGAACTATGACTATCAAGGTGCATGGGGTGCTGGTTTTCCTGCATATTTCCAGGCATCTGCAACATTCCCAGATGTATCTCAATATAGTGCTAATAGATATAATGCTGGAAAAGTATCTGGAGATGTACAAGATAATGTTACAGATAGTGCTAGTAGTGGTGTTAGTTTAAGTGAATCTATTGGTAAAGCTGGTGGATGGTCAATCCATGATTCTATTGATGCATATATCAAAGCTGGAGTTCCTGCTAAGAAATTAATAGTAGGTTTACCTTTATATGCAAGGTCAATGGCTGTTGATAGTGATGTAAATGGAGGTTTATTCCAAGTAATTACTGGATCTGGACTTGGTGATTATGAGAATGGTGTATTTGACTATAAATGTTTAGTTAATCCTGTTAGTGATCCAGTAACTGGTTGTGGAACATCAAAACCAGTAAATGGGTTATCAGATTTACAATTTTATAATGAAAAATCAAATTTAGATATTTTTGATAAGTACGGTAAAGTTGCGATGCAGCCATGGGCATATAGTCCATCTACCAAGTCATTTATAACTTATGATGATGCTTGGTCTGTAGCTAAGAAAACAGAATTTGCTATGGGTAGAGGGCTTGGTGGAACAATGTTCTGGCAGGCTGATGGAGATTCTACAGATGATGGTAAGTCTTTAATAAGTGCAGTAGCTGCTGTATACCAATCAGATAGCATTTATGTATCTGTAGATAATGTAACAGAGACATCAGCAACAATATCTTGGAATAAGCCAGAACTTGATGGTAATGTTACATATATAGTTAAACTAAATGGGAATATAATTGCTCAAAATATTAGTGTTCAAAACTATATACTAACTAATTTAGATAAAGCTACTAACTATAATATTGAAGTTATTGCTAATGCTTTAGGTGAATCTAGAGAAGATAAATTGTCATTTACAACAGCTAGTGGTAATGATCAAAATCAAACAGATGATGTAGCTACAAGTAACTGGGATCCAGATAAAGCTTATACTAAAGGTGAAAAAATAGAAGTTAATGGAGTAGTATACGAAGCACAATGGTGGACTAAAGGTGAAAACCCTACTCAATCAGGAGAATGGGGTGTATGGCGAGAGTTTGATAATCAAACAAATGATCAAGGCGATGATACTTCTTCATCTTCAGGAACATGGAGTACTAAGACTGTGTACAGTAAAGGAGATCAGGTAACGTATAATGGTCAAATATATACAGCTCAATGGTGGACGCAAGGTGATATTCCATCAAATGGAGGTGCTTGGGAAAAACCAGTTATTCCTGGAGGTGCTTGGGAAAGTGGTATTGCATATACAAGTGGGCAAACAGTAACTTTAGATGGAAATACATATAAAGCTAAGTGGTGGACTAGTGATGATAATCCTAAAGATGGAGGTGTATGGCAGAAGTTATAG
- a CDS encoding IS3 family transposase: MGWKVTQPRVSKRMKLLGLHAKAARKHKKTTDSNHNKHVYDNLLEQNFTALSVNHRWVTDITYVPTQEGWLYLCVIIDLFSRSVIGWAMDSRMKADLVCNALNMALFRRNFPSGVIIHSDKGSQYCSKQYQDIIKEHWLLSSMSSKGCCYDNAACESFFGTLKVELVHDERYKTREEAKLSIFEYIEAYYNTKRRHSTINYMTPYQFEYIMENEVVNCPKLTG, encoded by the coding sequence ATGGGTTGGAAAGTTACTCAACCTAGAGTATCTAAACGTATGAAATTACTTGGTTTACATGCTAAAGCGGCTCGTAAGCATAAGAAAACTACAGATTCTAACCACAACAAACATGTTTATGATAATTTATTAGAACAAAACTTCACTGCTTTATCTGTAAATCATAGGTGGGTTACAGATATAACTTATGTACCTACACAAGAGGGGTGGCTGTATCTTTGTGTGATTATAGATTTATTCTCAAGATCAGTTATTGGTTGGGCAATGGATTCTAGGATGAAAGCGGATTTAGTTTGTAATGCTTTAAATATGGCATTATTTAGAAGAAATTTTCCTAGTGGTGTGATTATACACTCTGATAAAGGGTCACAGTACTGTAGCAAACAATATCAAGACATTATTAAAGAACACTGGCTACTATCAAGTATGAGCTCTAAAGGATGCTGTTACGATAATGCTGCTTGTGAAAGTTTCTTTGGAACTTTAAAAGTAGAGTTAGTACATGATGAAAGATATAAAACTAGAGAAGAAGCTAAACTATCAATATTTGAATATATTGAAGCTTACTATAATACAAAAAGGAGACATTCTACAATAAATTATATGACTCCATATCAATTTGAATATATAATGGAAAATGAAGTAGTAAACTGTCCCAAATTGACGGGGTAG
- the asd gene encoding archaetidylserine decarboxylase (Phosphatidylserine decarboxylase is synthesized as a single chain precursor. Generation of the pyruvoyl active site from a Ser is coupled to cleavage of a Gly-Ser bond between the larger (beta) and smaller (alpha chains). It is an integral membrane protein.): MKNNLFIFLQYLLPHGLTSRLISRLAESRNKAIKNYLINLAIKKFKININEAKETNPDSYISFNDFFTRKLKDDVRPLNTDPTVITSPADGILSEFGNIESGDLIQAKGKYFTTESLIANSSQTDFTKFATIYLSPKDYHRVHMPIDGKLTKMVYIPGNLYSVNKLTTNKIDNLFAKNERLICYFNTQIGEIAVIFVGALLVAGIETVWYGKVAPNYYKNIQTWDYNNDNFNIEFKKGGTIGWFNYGSTVIILTPGKKVSFNFDTNGSAIQVNQDLAFIVE; this comes from the coding sequence ATGAAAAATAACTTATTTATATTTTTACAATATTTATTACCGCATGGTTTAACGTCACGCCTAATAAGTAGACTTGCTGAATCAAGAAATAAAGCTATAAAAAACTACTTAATTAATTTAGCTATAAAAAAGTTCAAAATAAATATCAATGAAGCAAAAGAAACTAATCCTGATAGCTATATATCATTTAATGATTTCTTTACAAGAAAATTAAAAGATGATGTAAGACCTCTAAACACAGATCCAACAGTGATTACATCTCCAGCTGACGGTATTTTGAGTGAATTTGGAAACATAGAAAGTGGCGACCTTATTCAAGCAAAAGGAAAATATTTTACTACAGAATCACTAATAGCAAACAGCTCTCAAACAGATTTTACAAAATTTGCAACAATATATTTATCACCCAAAGATTATCACAGAGTCCATATGCCTATAGATGGTAAATTAACAAAAATGGTCTATATCCCCGGCAATCTCTACTCTGTAAATAAACTAACAACAAATAAAATAGATAACCTATTTGCTAAGAATGAAAGACTAATTTGTTATTTTAATACACAAATTGGCGAAATTGCTGTAATTTTTGTAGGGGCCCTTTTAGTAGCAGGTATAGAAACGGTATGGTACGGTAAGGTTGCTCCTAATTATTATAAGAATATCCAAACCTGGGATTACAATAACGATAATTTTAACATCGAATTTAAAAAAGGTGGTACCATAGGTTGGTTTAACTATGGCTCAACTGTTATTATCCTGACGCCAGGAAAAAAAGTATCTTTTAATTTTGATACGAATGGCTCAGCCATACAAGTCAATCAAGATTTAGCCTTTATAGTTGAATAA
- the ispD gene encoding 2-C-methyl-D-erythritol 4-phosphate cytidylyltransferase, which produces MSNKYVIIPAAGIGTRMQLDIPKQYYKLSNDKTILDNTLEKFIDNPLFDYIIISLNSQDEFWDQSIYYDHPKVDTCIGGATRFESVYNALRFIRGNSNDWIFVHDAARPCVDTENIIALYELTKTSHSQAGILAVKAFETVKKIATKNIVVKTIDRNDIWLAQTPQLSRLGQLEKSFDFCYSNNLINKITDEASALELYGINPIVIEGGRRNIKITTQDDLDIVNWQLSK; this is translated from the coding sequence GTGTCAAATAAATATGTGATCATTCCTGCTGCTGGTATTGGTACAAGGATGCAATTGGATATTCCCAAACAATATTATAAGCTTTCTAATGATAAAACTATTCTTGATAATACTTTAGAGAAGTTTATAGATAATCCACTTTTCGATTATATAATTATATCTTTAAATTCTCAAGATGAATTTTGGGATCAATCAATTTACTATGATCATCCTAAAGTTGATACTTGTATAGGGGGAGCAACTCGCTTTGAAAGCGTTTATAATGCTTTGAGATTTATAAGAGGTAATAGCAATGATTGGATATTTGTTCATGATGCTGCTAGGCCTTGTGTTGATACTGAAAATATTATAGCTTTATATGAGCTGACAAAAACTTCTCATTCCCAAGCTGGTATTTTGGCAGTCAAAGCGTTTGAAACTGTGAAAAAAATTGCTACCAAGAATATTGTAGTAAAAACTATTGATCGTAATGATATTTGGTTAGCTCAAACACCACAGCTATCTAGATTGGGGCAGTTAGAAAAGTCTTTTGATTTCTGTTATTCAAATAATCTTATTAATAAAATAACTGATGAAGCTTCGGCTTTAGAGTTATATGGTATTAATCCGATAGTTATCGAAGGTGGTAGAAGAAATATTAAGATAACTACCCAGGATGATTTGGATATTGTTAACTGGCAGTTAAGTAAATAA
- a CDS encoding amino acid permease, with product MKKVNSKKVDSQWVFTLFGTAIGAGLLYLPVQAGDSGFWALLTVMIFALPLTYYSHRNMANIVIISENDGITGVFTHNLGKFFGLTCVIIYFFAIFLNMPMYSIGLNNELSNFLLNHNITDIDLSANIWFSFSILTTLLIIVSLGINIILKFMQLIVIFLIVMVVILSIYIIPFWNYSFITDSHFNFSQYIVGILMVLPILILSMNHSPVISSLVVFYKNYVKLDEYEEKIKIYKILKINALILFIFVLLFVTSCLLSTTVTDLSRANNNNLSIVTLIQEQHHSTMLDILAPMIVFTAIISSFIGCYIGSKEALKYLFKYFFKNVCNKEVSESIINKICISLIFIILWICTICNFKILNIIGILVAPAVAFLLYILPVIIIYKNIKCKAYRKVIFNSTLFIMGLVIIFGYVIGLLIK from the coding sequence ATGAAAAAGGTAAACTCCAAAAAAGTTGATTCTCAATGGGTTTTTACTCTATTTGGTACTGCTATTGGTGCAGGGTTACTATATTTACCTGTTCAAGCTGGGGATAGTGGTTTTTGGGCGCTACTAACTGTGATGATATTTGCCCTACCTCTAACATATTACTCACATAGAAATATGGCAAATATTGTAATTATCTCTGAGAATGACGGTATTACTGGTGTTTTCACTCATAATTTAGGAAAATTTTTTGGTTTAACTTGTGTTATTATTTATTTCTTTGCTATTTTCTTAAATATGCCAATGTATTCTATTGGCTTAAACAATGAGCTAAGCAACTTTTTGCTAAATCATAATATTACAGATATAGATTTATCGGCAAATATTTGGTTTAGTTTTAGTATATTAACGACTCTATTAATAATAGTTTCTTTAGGCATAAATATTATCCTAAAATTTATGCAACTTATCGTAATTTTCTTAATAGTAATGGTAGTGATATTATCGATATATATTATACCTTTCTGGAATTACAGTTTTATTACAGATAGTCACTTTAACTTCTCTCAATATATCGTAGGCATCTTAATGGTTTTACCAATATTAATATTATCTATGAACCATTCTCCTGTTATCTCTAGCTTAGTCGTTTTTTACAAGAACTATGTAAAACTTGATGAGTATGAAGAAAAAATAAAGATATATAAAATACTCAAAATCAATGCCTTAATACTATTCATCTTTGTACTGCTTTTTGTAACATCTTGTCTACTTAGCACAACTGTTACAGATTTAAGTAGAGCCAATAATAATAACCTATCAATAGTGACTCTAATCCAAGAGCAACATCATAGTACCATGCTAGACATCTTAGCCCCTATGATTGTCTTTACTGCTATTATAAGTTCATTTATAGGATGTTACATAGGCTCAAAAGAAGCTCTAAAATATTTGTTTAAATATTTTTTCAAAAATGTTTGCAATAAAGAAGTATCAGAATCAATAATAAATAAAATATGCATTAGCTTAATATTTATAATTTTATGGATATGCACAATATGTAATTTTAAAATCCTTAATATTATAGGTATATTAGTAGCTCCGGCTGTTGCTTTTCTACTGTATATTTTACCTGTAATAATTATCTATAAAAATATTAAATGTAAAGCATATAGGAAAGTAATTTTTAATTCGACCTTATTTATAATGGGATTAGTAATTATATTTGGATATGTGATTGGGTTGCTAATAAAATAG
- a CDS encoding glycine C-acetyltransferase produces MNKNFYNNINNKIQEIKTAGTYKGERIISTPQDPVISLENGETLINFCANNYLGFANNPEIVAYAKKHIEECGYGMASVRFICGTNSVHKQLERELSDFFEFEDTILYPSCFDANAGLFETLLTKEDAIISDSLNHASIIDGVRLCKAMRFRYNNNDMQALEEKLIEADKAGARFKMIATDGVFSMDGIIANLKAVCDLADKYNAIVMVDDSHASGFVGKNGKGSIEHCGVMGRVDILTGTLGKGLGGASGGYISAKKEIVDLLKNLSRPYLFSNSLAPIIAKTSLKALEITKNSNELRDQLQANQQRFRSKMTAAGFDLIPGEHPIIPVMIYDEKKAAEFAERLLDYGIYVVAFSYPVVPKGKARIRTQMSAAHTFEQIDKAVEAFTKAAKDLGII; encoded by the coding sequence ATGAATAAAAATTTCTACAACAACATCAATAATAAAATTCAAGAAATAAAAACAGCTGGCACTTACAAAGGTGAGAGAATAATCTCCACTCCTCAAGACCCGGTTATAAGCTTAGAAAACGGCGAAACACTCATCAATTTTTGTGCTAATAATTATCTTGGTTTTGCAAATAATCCTGAAATAGTTGCTTATGCTAAAAAACATATTGAAGAATGTGGCTATGGGATGGCCTCTGTAAGATTTATTTGCGGTACAAATAGTGTTCACAAGCAGCTTGAAAGAGAATTGAGTGATTTTTTTGAGTTTGAAGATACTATCTTATATCCGTCCTGCTTTGATGCAAATGCTGGTCTTTTTGAAACTTTACTTACCAAAGAAGATGCTATTATTAGTGATTCTCTTAATCATGCAAGTATTATCGATGGCGTTAGATTATGTAAAGCTATGAGATTTAGATACAATAACAACGATATGCAAGCTCTAGAAGAGAAGCTTATCGAGGCAGATAAAGCTGGCGCAAGGTTCAAAATGATTGCTACTGATGGGGTTTTCTCTATGGATGGTATTATTGCTAACCTTAAAGCTGTCTGTGACTTAGCTGATAAATATAATGCCATTGTAATGGTTGATGATTCACATGCATCTGGCTTTGTTGGGAAAAATGGTAAAGGCTCTATAGAACACTGTGGTGTAATGGGTCGAGTGGATATCCTAACAGGAACGTTAGGAAAAGGTCTAGGTGGAGCATCTGGTGGATATATAAGTGCTAAAAAAGAAATTGTTGATCTACTGAAAAACTTATCAAGACCGTATCTTTTTTCAAACTCTTTAGCTCCAATTATTGCTAAAACATCTTTAAAAGCTTTAGAAATAACTAAAAACTCTAATGAGCTAAGAGATCAATTACAAGCAAATCAGCAAAGATTTAGATCCAAAATGACAGCTGCTGGATTTGATCTAATCCCTGGGGAGCATCCTATTATCCCAGTAATGATTTATGATGAGAAGAAAGCTGCTGAGTTTGCTGAGAGACTTCTTGACTATGGTATATACGTAGTCGCATTTTCATACCCTGTTGTTCCTAAAGGTAAAGCTCGTATTAGAACACAAATGTCTGCAGCACATACATTTGAACAAATAGATAAAGCTGTAGAAGCTTTCACTAAAGCAGCTAAAGATCTAGGTATAATCTAA
- a CDS encoding transposase, with the protein MLRKGDKMRYTKEFKDEAVKLCLQPDANRREIADNLGVKYKTICSWISKAMSNPQKEIKIDYKTQYQQLSFENTDLKKKLKQAETEREILKKSAAYFAKQNL; encoded by the coding sequence GTGTTAAGAAAAGGAGACAAGATGAGATATACAAAAGAGTTTAAAGATGAAGCTGTTAAATTATGTTTACAACCAGATGCAAATAGACGAGAAATAGCAGATAATTTAGGGGTTAAATATAAAACCATTTGCAGTTGGATATCCAAAGCCATGTCAAACCCTCAGAAAGAAATAAAGATAGATTATAAAACGCAGTACCAGCAACTATCTTTTGAAAATACTGATTTGAAGAAAAAACTCAAACAGGCAGAAACAGAGCGTGAAATACTAAAAAAGTCAGCAGCGTACTTTGCAAAGCAAAATCTGTAA
- the tdh gene encoding L-threonine 3-dehydrogenase, giving the protein MKALSKLKKEPGIWMINDAPMPEYGYNDVLIKIRKTAICGTDLHIYNWDKWSQETIPVPMITGHEFVGEIVAKGNGVTGLNIGDRVSGEGHLVCGHCRNCKAGKRHLCRETMGIGVNVQGAFAEFLAMPASNVFKLPDTISDEVASIFDPLGNAVHTALSFNLTGEDVLITGAGPIGLMAIKIARFCGARRIVITDVNEYRLKKAEEFGATVALNVAPYKNQQELTIQMQKVMSDIGMSEGFDVGLEMSGINSAISMMLDVMNHGSKLSLLGIAAGDVSINWGTILFKGLILKGIYGREMFETWYLMSSMIQAGMNVSPIITHRLHIDDYKKGFEIMKSGKCGKVILDWSSS; this is encoded by the coding sequence ATGAAAGCATTATCTAAATTAAAAAAAGAACCTGGTATATGGATGATAAATGATGCTCCAATGCCAGAGTATGGATACAATGATGTTTTAATTAAAATTAGAAAAACTGCTATATGTGGAACAGATCTACATATATACAATTGGGATAAATGGTCTCAAGAGACAATTCCTGTACCAATGATTACTGGCCATGAATTTGTTGGTGAGATTGTAGCTAAAGGTAATGGTGTAACAGGATTGAATATTGGTGATAGAGTATCTGGTGAAGGTCATCTTGTCTGTGGACACTGTCGTAACTGTAAGGCAGGAAAACGCCATCTTTGTCGAGAAACTATGGGAATAGGTGTTAATGTACAAGGGGCATTTGCCGAGTTTTTAGCTATGCCTGCATCAAATGTTTTTAAACTTCCTGATACAATTTCAGATGAGGTCGCTAGTATATTTGACCCTCTTGGTAACGCAGTTCATACCGCACTCTCATTTAACCTAACTGGTGAAGATGTACTTATAACAGGAGCTGGACCAATAGGATTAATGGCTATAAAAATTGCTAGATTCTGTGGGGCTCGTAGAATAGTTATTACAGATGTTAATGAGTATCGCTTAAAAAAAGCTGAAGAGTTTGGCGCAACAGTTGCATTAAATGTAGCACCATATAAAAACCAACAAGAGTTAACTATACAAATGCAGAAAGTAATGTCTGACATTGGCATGAGTGAAGGATTTGATGTTGGTTTAGAGATGTCTGGTATTAATTCAGCTATATCAATGATGCTAGATGTTATGAATCACGGAAGTAAACTATCTTTATTAGGAATAGCTGCAGGAGATGTTTCTATAAACTGGGGAACCATTCTATTCAAAGGCTTAATTCTAAAAGGTATTTATGGTAGAGAAATGTTTGAAACATGGTATTTAATGTCTAGCATGATTCAAGCTGGTATGAACGTAAGTCCAATAATAACCCATAGGTTACATATTGATGATTATAAAAAAGGATTTGAGATAATGAAAAGTGGCAAGTGCGGCAAAGTAATTCTCGACTGGAGTAGCTCATGA